The Pelmatolapia mariae isolate MD_Pm_ZW linkage group LG10_11, Pm_UMD_F_2, whole genome shotgun sequence genome includes a region encoding these proteins:
- the mc2r gene encoding adrenocorticotropic hormone receptor yields MNGSLMNQSDCPEVVVPNPVFFTIGAVSFAENFLVVVAVIRNRNLHSPMYCFICSLAAFHTIASLTKTLENLMIVFADVGHLNKKGSSETTLDDAIDSLLCMSFLGSFFSILAIAVDRYITIFHALRYHNIMTMQRTGAILGIIWTVCGGLGVLMILFFDFKLIMICFVILFFISLVIICSLYVYMFMLARIHARKIAALPVGGRNNHHQQRWGSNMRGAQTVTILFGTLVVCWSPFFFHLVIIMVCPMNPYCECYRSLFQVHVALLTSHALFDPAIYAFRIAELRHTLRKMLLCSDWKLCS; encoded by the exons ATGAACGGCTCTTTAATGAACCAATCGGACTGTCCTGAGGTGGTGGTTCCCAACCCCGTCTTCTTCACCATCGGAGCGGTGAGCTTTGCTGAGAACTTCCTTGTTGTGGTAGCTGTCATACGGAACAGAAACCTCCACTCGCCAATGTACTGCTTCATCTGCAGCCTGGCAGCCTTCCACACCATCGCCAGCCTGACCAAAACCTTGGAAAACCTCATgattgtgtttgctgatgtggGACACCTGAATAAGAAAGGTTCTTCTGAGACCACGCTGGACGATGCAATCGACTCCCTGCTGTGCATGTCATTTTTGGGGTCCTTTTTCAGTATCCTGGCCATTGCTGTGGACCG TTACATCACCATCTTCCATGCACTCCGATACCACAACATCATGACAATGCAGCGCACTGGGGCCATCTTGGGCATCATCTGGACTGTATGCGGGGGCTTGGGCGTGCTGATGATATTGTTCTTTGACTTCAAGCTCATCATGATCTGCTTCGTCATATTGTTTTTCATCTCCTTGGTGATTATCTGCTCCCTGTATGTCTACATGTTCATGCTGGCGCGCATCCATGCCAGAAAGATTGCAGCATTACCGGTTGGTGGCAGGAATAATCATCACCAGCAGCGGTGGGGGAGCAACATGAGAGGGGCCCAGACCGTCACCATCCTGTTTGGGACGCTGGTGGTTTGTTGGTCgccattttttttccacctcgTCATCATCATGGTGTGCCCCATGAACCCTTACTGCGAGTGTTACCGATCGCTGTTCCAGGTGCATGTGGCGCTGCTGACGAGCCACGCCCTCTTTGATCCGGCCATATACGCCTTCCGCATCGCCGAGCTCAGGCACACCTTGAGAAAGATGCTGCTTTGTTCTGACTGGAAGCTCTGCTCGTAG